The following are encoded in a window of Parambassis ranga chromosome 15, fParRan2.1, whole genome shotgun sequence genomic DNA:
- the eml4 gene encoding echinoderm microtubule-associated protein-like 4: MDGFTGSLDDSMSGASVSDVNDRLSALELRVQQQEDELTVMKAALADVLRRLAASEDSAASAIKKQHGGKGGAALREAYSMSCIANGGSSGRKRDSTSVTRKETVSSAAKSGSDRKKEVSNQRCQMEEIQEHEEPPHPKDSSLCASSPLPPHPSQTPQTSQRPSQSSDSSKGHTPPKRGASIKRSSGMERSQSSTWDTSDENRNKLVKAASTSKLLAKVVKNADRHKDPVISQAKMSTREKNSQAEGNHIKMFMRGRPITMFIPSDVENYEDVRTELPSDRLKLEWVYGYRGRDCRANVYLLPTGEIVYFVASVVVLFNYEERTQRHYLGHTDCVKCLAIHPDKIRIATGQIAGVDKDGRALQPHVRIWDSVSLSTLQIIGLGTFERGVGSLAFSKADSGQHLSVIDDCNDHMLTVWDWQKKSKIAEIKTTNEVVLVVEFHPTDPNTIVTCGKSHIFFWTWTGTSLARKQGIFGKYEKPKFVQCLAFLSTGDILTGDSGGVLLVWTRSSAETPTGKGPRAFQISRQVKGHEGSVFCMCEMRSGTLLTGGGKDRKIILWDHDLHADRDIEVPDQYGTIRAVSEGKGDEFLVGTSRNFILRGTFNDGFLVEIQGHTDELWGLASHPSKDLFLTCAQDRLVCLWDALDHSLQWSRTLEEHGHCADFHPSGAVVAIGTHSGKWYVLDAESTDLVAIHTDGNEQLSVMRFSVDGSLLAVGSHDNFIYLYTVSEQGRKYSRYGKCTGHSSYITHLDWSPDNNFIMSNSGDYEILYWDVPNGCKLIRNRSECKDIDWATYTCVLGYHVFGVWPEGSDGTDINALIRSHNRKVIALADDFCKVHLFAYPCSTAKAPSHKYSAHSSHVTNVSFLYNDSHLISTGGKDTSIIQWRLVEKNTLSLSDGLISNSTPRRADPIIIPPPPTGTTTTEQVAPVPTANGTQEPFLETPPPTAITPPCSESTPPPSDSTVSLKDSLEPSDDTATPSDEGLPPLTPPS, encoded by the exons atGACAGTATGTCTGGAGCGAGCGTCTCGGATGTCAATGACCGTCTCTCTGCTCTGGAGTTGCGtgtccagcagcaggaagatgagCTGACAGTGATGAAAGCGGCTCTTGCTGATGTTCTTCGTCGTCTTGCTGCATCTGAAGACTCGGCTGCATCTGCAATCAAGAAGCAGCACGGAGGGAAAG gtggagctgcgcTGCGTGAGGCCTACTCCATGTCCTGCATCGCCAATGGTGGCTCATCAGGACGCAAAAGAGACTCCACCTCTGTGACCAGGAAGGAGACGGTGTCCTCTGCCGCCAAGAG TGGATCAGACAGGAAAAAGGAGGTCAGCAATCAGCGGTGTCAGATGGAGGAGATCCAGGAGCATGAAGAACCTCCTCACCCAAAGGACTCTTCCCTCTGtgcctcctcccctctccctccccatcCTTCCCAGACCCCCCAGACCTCCCAGAGACCGAGCCAGTCTTCTGACAGCAGTAAAGGCCACACCCCTCCAAAAAG GGGTGCCAGCATAAAGAGGTCCTCTGGAATGGAGCGTTCTCAGAGCAGCACCTGGGACACTTCAGATGAAAACAGGAATAAACTGGTGAAAGCTGCCTCCACCTCCAAACTGCTCGCTAAAGTCGTCAAGAACGCAGACAG ACACAAAGACCCAGTGATCAGCCAAG CAAAAATGTCGACCCGAGAGAAAAACAGCCAAGCTG AGGGGAACCATATTAAGATGTTCATGCGTGGTCGGCCAATCACAATGTTCATTCCTTCAGATGTGGAGAACTATGAGGACGTTCGGACGGAACTTCCTTCAGACAGGCTCAAGCTGGAGTGGGT GTATGGTTACCGGGGCAGAGACTGCAGAGCAAATGTCTACCTCCTGCCAACCGGGGAGATTGTTTACTTTGTGGCATCGGTCGTGGTTTTGTTTAACTACGAAGAGCGGACACAGAGACATTACCTTGGACACACCGACTGTGTCAAGTG tctggCCATCCATCCTGATAAGATCCGGATCGCTACAGGACAGATTGCGGGGGTGGACAAAGATGGACGG GCGCTGCAGCCTCATGTTCGTATCTGGGACAGCGTCAGCCTGTCGACCTTGCAGATCATCGGTTTGGGAACATTCGAACGAGGTGTTGGTTCTCTGGCGTTCTCTAAAGCC GACTCTGGTCAGCACCTGAGTGTGATTGATGACTGTAACGATCACATGTTGACCGTTTGGGACTGGCAGAAGAAGTCAAAGATTGCTGAAATCAAG ACCACTAACGAGGTGGTTCTGGTTGTGGAGTTTCACCCCACTGACCCAAACACCATTGTCACCTGTGGAAAGTCTCACATCTTCTTCTGGACATGGACCGGGACCTCGCTGGCACGTAAACAGGGAATCTTTGGG AAATATGAAAAGCCAAAGTTTGTCCAGTGTTTGGCCTTCCTGAGTACTGGAGATATTTTGACTGGAGATTCTGGAGGAGTCCTGCTGGTCTGGACCAGAAGCTCAGCTGAGACCCCCACTGGGAAGGGTCCTCGAG ctttTCAGATCAGCcggcaggtcaaaggtcacgagGGGAgtgttttctgtatgtgtgaaaTGAGAAGCGGCACCCTGCTGACCGGAGGAGGAAAAGACCGGAAAATCATTTTATGGGACCatgacctgcatgctgaccgaGACATTGAG GTCCCAGATCAGTATGGAACGATCAGAGCGGTGTCTGAAGGGAAGGGGGATGAGTTTCTGGTCGGGACGTCTCGTAACTTCATCCTGCGAGGAACCTTCAACGATGGCTTTCTGGTGGAGATCCAG GGACACACAGATGAACTCTGGGGCTTGGCGTCTCACCCATCCAAAGACTTGTTCCTTACTTGTGCTCAGGACCGGCTAGTCTGCCTCTGGGATGCGTTGGATCACAGCCTTCAGTGGAGTCGCACACTGGAG GAACATGGACACTGTGCAGACTTCCACCCCAGTGGAGCCGTTGTTGCCATAGGAACACACTCAGGAAA GTGGTACGTCTTGGACGCTGAGTCCACAGACCTGGTGGCAATCCACACGGATGGGAACGAGCAGCTGTCAGTGATGCGCTTCTCTGTTG ATGGCAGTCTTCTGGCTGTTGGATCTCATGATAACTTTATTTACCTCTACACCGTCTCCGAGCAGGGACGCAAGTACAGCCGCTATGGGAAGTGCACT GGACATTCCAGCTACATCACACACCTGGACTGGTCACCTGACAACAATTTTATCATGTCCAACTCTGGAGACTACGAGATCCTCTACT GGGATGTTCCCAACGGGTGTAAACTGATCAGAAATCGTTCAGAGTGCAAAGACATTGACTGGGCAACTTACACCTGCGTTCTGGGATACCATGTGTTCG GTGTTTGGCCGGAGGGCTCAGATGGCACCGACATCAACGCTCTGATCAGATCTCACAACAGGAAGGTGATCGCTCTGGCCGATGACTTCTGCAAAGTTCACCTGTTCGCCTACCCATGCTCCACCGCcaag GCTCCCAGCCATAAGTACAGTGCCcacagcagtcatgtgaccaacGTCAGCTTCCTGTATAATGACAGTCACCTGATCTCCACCGGGGGAAAGGACACCAGCATCATTCAGTGGCGTCTGgtggagaaaaacacactgtCTCTGTCAGATGGTCTCATCTCTAACTCCACCCCTCGCCGGGCCGATCCCATCATCATCCCGCCCCCTCCGACAGGAACCACAACTACAGAGCAAGTAGCCCCTGTCCCGACTGCCAATGGGACTCAGGAACCCTTCCTTGAAACTCCACCCCCTACTGCAATAACCCCACCCTGCTCCGAGTCCACTCCGCCCCCCTCAGACAGCACAGTGAGTCTGAAGGACAGCCTGGAGCCAAGTGACGACACGGCCACTCCCAGTGATGAAGGGCTGCCCCCCCTGACCCCTCCTTCATAG
- the LOC114447486 gene encoding uncharacterized protein LOC114447486 isoform X3 — MLVNPNDSVILLTLYMPLPVCAYVLMQLTLCIKAAEQRESVSLPFVFQQLLNIGFTFLQFKNPAECMMVRLHLLFLCALMCSARPPAVFFSRTHGGDNTWRRRPSVDVQDLKLTYGLPRSTRHADGLFTSGYSRLLSQLTAKDYLESLTAKRDNDDLTEKQFPVKRHSDAVFTDKYSRFLKKMAAKKYLTSVLQGKRSVDPVLLKVSISSDSTLSQSTEGSMFHDIITQLPLDP, encoded by the exons ATGCTTGTTAATCCAAACGACAGTGTCATATTATTAACCTTATATATGCCACTGCCAGTGTGTGCATACGTATTAATGCAGCTGACGTTGTGTATAAAGGCAGCGGAGCAGCGTGAGTCCGTCAGTCTGCCGTTTGTCTTTCAGCAGCTTCTCAACATCGGCTTCACTTTTCTGCA GTTCAAAAACCCAGCGGAGTGTATGATGGTGCGTCtacacctcctcttcctctgtgctcTGATGTGCAGTGCTCGGCCTCCAGCAGTGTTTTTCAGCAG GACTCATGGAGGCGACAACACCTGGAGGAGGAGACCGTCTGTTGATGTGCAGGACCTGAAGCTCACCTATGGCTTACCCAG GTCTACACGTCATGCAGACGGACTTTTCACCAGTGGCTACAGCCGCCTTCTTAGCCAGCTGACAGCTAAGGATTATCTGGAGTCTCTGACTGCCAAACGGGACAA TGATGACCTGACAGAAAAACAGTTTCCTGTAAAACGGCACTCTGACGCTGTTTTTACTGACAAATACAGCCGCTTCCTCAAAAAGATGGCAGCCAAGAAATACCTGACGTCTGTGCTGCAGGGGAAGCGGAG TGTTGACCCAGTCCTGTTGAAGGTTTCCATCAGTTCAGACTCCACCTTGTCTCAGAGTACCGAGGGTTCCATGTTCCATGACATcatcactcagctgcctctg GATCCATGA
- the LOC114447486 gene encoding uncharacterized protein LOC114447486 isoform X2, which yields MLVNPNDSVILLTLYMPLPVCAYVLMQLTLCIKAAEQRESVSLPFVFQQLLNIGFTFLQFKNPAECMMVRLHLLFLCALMCSARPPAVFFSRTHGGDNTWRRRPSVDVQDLKLTYGLPRSTRHADGLFTSGYSRLLSQLTAKDYLESLTAKRDNDDLTEKQFPVKRHSDAVFTDKYSRFLKKMAAKKYLTSVLQGKRSVDPVLLKVSISSDSTLSQSTEGSMFHDIITQLPLVEDLTSAYEDP from the exons ATGCTTGTTAATCCAAACGACAGTGTCATATTATTAACCTTATATATGCCACTGCCAGTGTGTGCATACGTATTAATGCAGCTGACGTTGTGTATAAAGGCAGCGGAGCAGCGTGAGTCCGTCAGTCTGCCGTTTGTCTTTCAGCAGCTTCTCAACATCGGCTTCACTTTTCTGCA GTTCAAAAACCCAGCGGAGTGTATGATGGTGCGTCtacacctcctcttcctctgtgctcTGATGTGCAGTGCTCGGCCTCCAGCAGTGTTTTTCAGCAG GACTCATGGAGGCGACAACACCTGGAGGAGGAGACCGTCTGTTGATGTGCAGGACCTGAAGCTCACCTATGGCTTACCCAG GTCTACACGTCATGCAGACGGACTTTTCACCAGTGGCTACAGCCGCCTTCTTAGCCAGCTGACAGCTAAGGATTATCTGGAGTCTCTGACTGCCAAACGGGACAA TGATGACCTGACAGAAAAACAGTTTCCTGTAAAACGGCACTCTGACGCTGTTTTTACTGACAAATACAGCCGCTTCCTCAAAAAGATGGCAGCCAAGAAATACCTGACGTCTGTGCTGCAGGGGAAGCGGAG TGTTGACCCAGTCCTGTTGAAGGTTTCCATCAGTTCAGACTCCACCTTGTCTCAGAGTACCGAGGGTTCCATGTTCCATGACATcatcactcagctgcctctggTAGAGGATTTGACATCAGCTTATGAA GATCCATGA
- the LOC114447486 gene encoding uncharacterized protein LOC114447486 isoform X1 translates to MLVNPNDSVILLTLYMPLPVCAYVLMQLTLCIKAAEQRESVSLPFVFQQLLNIGFTFLQFKNPAECMMVRLHLLFLCALMCSARPPAVFFSRTHGGDNTWRRRPSVDVQDLKLTYGLPRSTRHADGLFTSGYSRLLSQLTAKDYLESLTAKRDNDDLTEKQFPVKRHSDAVFTDKYSRFLKKMAAKKYLTSVLQGKRSVDPVLLKVSISSDSTLSQSTEGSMFHDIITQLPLVEDLTSAYEVSSYRVQCSHVHVF, encoded by the exons ATGCTTGTTAATCCAAACGACAGTGTCATATTATTAACCTTATATATGCCACTGCCAGTGTGTGCATACGTATTAATGCAGCTGACGTTGTGTATAAAGGCAGCGGAGCAGCGTGAGTCCGTCAGTCTGCCGTTTGTCTTTCAGCAGCTTCTCAACATCGGCTTCACTTTTCTGCA GTTCAAAAACCCAGCGGAGTGTATGATGGTGCGTCtacacctcctcttcctctgtgctcTGATGTGCAGTGCTCGGCCTCCAGCAGTGTTTTTCAGCAG GACTCATGGAGGCGACAACACCTGGAGGAGGAGACCGTCTGTTGATGTGCAGGACCTGAAGCTCACCTATGGCTTACCCAG GTCTACACGTCATGCAGACGGACTTTTCACCAGTGGCTACAGCCGCCTTCTTAGCCAGCTGACAGCTAAGGATTATCTGGAGTCTCTGACTGCCAAACGGGACAA TGATGACCTGACAGAAAAACAGTTTCCTGTAAAACGGCACTCTGACGCTGTTTTTACTGACAAATACAGCCGCTTCCTCAAAAAGATGGCAGCCAAGAAATACCTGACGTCTGTGCTGCAGGGGAAGCGGAG TGTTGACCCAGTCCTGTTGAAGGTTTCCATCAGTTCAGACTCCACCTTGTCTCAGAGTACCGAGGGTTCCATGTTCCATGACATcatcactcagctgcctctggTAGAGGATTTGACATCAGCTTATGAAGTTAGTTCCTATAGAGTTCAATGTTCTCATGTTCATGTGTTCTGA